The region CGAAACGTTCCCCCGTTCATCGACGTTACGTGGGGCACGGGAGGGAAACAATGGTTCGACTGGGTCGGGCGGCCGCAGCGGAAGGAACGAAAGGTCAGCGGGCCAGCCGGGCGTAGGCGGAGGCAAAGTGCAGCAGCGGGTCGGCCTCGTCGTCGGCCCCCGCGCGCCGGCCCATGGACACCACCTCGCCCACGATCAGCTGGTGGGTGGCCGCCGTCGTCACCTGCGTGGTGCGCACCTCGAACCAGGCGATGGAGTCCTCGATGACGGCGGCACCGGTTTCCGGCGCCCGGCCGTAGTTCACCTGGTTCAGCAGCCCTTCGAGGGGCGAGCCGGGACTGGCAAGCCAGTTGGCAGTGCCCCGCAGCCGAGCCGGCAGCAGGCTCAGGGCCCAGCTGCCGGCGTCGATCACTGCCTCGGCAATGCGTGCCTCGGCGTACAGGCTCACGAGCAGGGTGGGCGGATCGTAGGAGACGGAGAGGAACCCGCTGACGGTCGCCGCGTAGTCGCGTCCGCGAAGGCGGGTGGACACCACGCCGACGCCGGACGCGATGTCCGCGCTCAGCTCCCGGTACCGGTCGATGACCTCATCAGGGAGGTCGGGCCCGGCAACCGTTTCCCCGGGGAAGACTCCGTGCTCCATGGCTCCCTATTCCGCGGTGTCGGCGGCGGGGACCAGCTTCACGGAGACGGAGTTGATGCAGAACCGCTGGTCGGTGGGCGTGTCGAAACCTTCGCCTTCGAACAGGTGTCCCATGTGCGAATCGCAGTTGGCGCAGCGGACTTCAATCCGGTCCATGCCCATGCTGCGGTCATGCAGGTAGCGGACCTTGCCCTCGGCCAGCGGAGCGAAGAAGGACGGCCAGCCGCAGTGTGAATCGAACTTCTCGCTGCTGGTGAACAGATCGCTGCCACAGGCACGGCACTGGTAAACGCCGGCGGTCTTGGTGTCCCAGTACTCGCCGGTGTACGGCCGTTCGGTGCCGGCCTTGCGCAGCACGGCGTACTCCTGCTCAGTGAGTTCCTCGCGCCACTGCTCGTCGGTTTTCTGGACCGGGACGGTTCCGGTGTTCTCTTCGGTAGTCATGTCAGCGTCAACGCTTAAGAGTCGCCAATAAATCCCGAGCCGCTGTACAGATGCAGCACGGGAACGCCGAGCCGGTCCTGCGCCTCATTGGCCCAGTCCGTGCGGAAGGTGTCCTCGACGGCGTGCGGCGTGGTGATCACTACAACCTGGTCCGCGTGCGTGCGCTTGGCGGTTTCGACGACGGCGGCCACCGGGTCTTCGCCGGTGACCGTGCCGGTGGCCTCGAGGCCGGCTGCCTGCAGCTGTTCCAGGGAGTCGGCGAGCGAGGTGACCGCTTCCTTCACCTCGTCGGCCTTGGACGGGCGGCCGCCGGTCAGGTTCCGGAAGGCCTCTGCAAAATCCAGCAGGCTGAGGTTGTCCAGCACGTCCACCAGCAGGTTCCGGCCCGGATCAGCGGGCACCAGAACCTCAAAGCGGACGGGGTTCTCTCCTGCAACGGCACGCAGGTTGTCTATGTCGCGGCTACCCAGCGATTCTTCCGTCAGCACCACAATTGTCGAAGTCATGCGCACCAGCCTAGTACGCCTGTCCGGGCAGGCCGCCCAAGGCCGCACCGGCCTGCCGTTACACGGACCCGGCACCCATCCGGTAAAAATGTTCTATGGCTATCTCCGTTCCTTCCGATGCATCCTCCGGCACCACCCCGGTTCTCTCGGTTCCGTGGGTCCGTTGGACGGCGTTCGGCGCCGGCGTCGGTGCTGCGGCTTCCACCGCCGTCGTAGCGGCCGCCTCCGGACTCGGCATCTACTTCGCGCGCCAGGTGGTCACCCCGGCGCGCACGCGGGATGCGAACCTGGAGATCCTGGCCGTTATGGACAGCGAGCACGGCCGGCAGGTCATCCTGCCGGCAAACCTGGACACCACGGTCGAAGGCACGTACAGCCTGTACTTCGACAACGGCAACGGGCATGCCCGGATCGGAGCCATTCGTTCCTATGTGCCCCGTGAGGGCACCGTGCAGCGGGACGTGGAAGAGGTGTACAGCGGCGACCTAAGCAAGGCGCGCCGCGGTTGGTGGAGCGGTTCCATCTATCCCTCGCCGGCCGCCGTCGGGCTTCCCGAGGAGGAAGTCGACATCCCGGTGGAAAACGGAACGGCGCCGGCCTGGCTGGTGCGTACTCCCGGTGCCGACACGTGGGCCATCATGGTCCACGGCCGAGGCGCCCGGCGGACCGAATGCCTGCGGGCGCTGCGTACCGCCCGCGAAGCCGGGCTCACCAGCCTGGTCATTTCCTACCGGAACGACGGCGAGGCCCCCTACGCCTCCGACGGCCGGTACGGGCTGGGCCTGACCGAGTGGCAGGACGTGGAGGCGGCCATCCGTTACGCCCTGGACCACGGCGCCCAGGATGTGGTGCTGTTCGGCTGGTCCATGGGCGGGGCGATCAGCCTGCAGGCCGCGGACCGCTCGCCGCTGCGCCGGTATATCCGTGCCATGGTGCTGGACGGGCCGGTGATCAACTGGGTGGACGTGCTGGCCCACCATGCCCGAGTCAACCGGATTCCTGCCCAGGCCGGCCGGCTGGGACAGTGGCTGATTTCCAACGCCGCCGGACGGGCGCTGACCGGGCTGGCTGCTCCCCTGGACCTCAAGAGCATGGACTGGGTGACCCGTGCGGAGGAAATCCGGATCCCCACCCTCATCCTGCACAGCAAGGATGACGACTTTGTGCCGTACGGGCCGTCCGCGGAACTTGCGGAGAAAAACCCGGACGTCATCACGTTCGAGGCTTTCACCAAGGCCCGGCATACCAAGGAATACAACGTGGACCCCGAGCGGTGGGAGCGCCTGGTCCTGGGGTGGCTCAACGAAGCCCTGGGCCGCACCCGGCATCCGGCGGAGCACCGTCTCGACGCGGAGTAGCGGGTAGTTAGATCGCGGTAAGGACTACAAGGGTGACGAGGGCGTTGCTTGCGGCGTGGAGCAGAATCGGGGCCCAGATGTTCCCGTGGAAGCGCCGCAGCAGTGCCAGCGCAAGTCCCAGCATAAAGAGGTAGGCGAATCCCACCAGGACCAGGTGCACCACAGCGAAGAGTGCTGCGGACAGGGCGACGGCGGTGAAGGGCCGGAAGCGCCGCGAGAGCCCGTCGAGGAGGGCGCCCCGGAACAGGACTTCCTCCCACAGCGGCGTCAGGACCGTTACGACAAGCACGACGACGGCGGTCAGCGGAGTGGACAGGCCGCCGAGATCCTTCAGCGGGTCGCTGGTGGACCGAGCCGTGGCCGTATCGAAGTCGATGAGGGACAGCAGCCCGAGGAACAGGCCCTGTGCCAGCATGCACACGATGATCGCCGCGGGGATTTGCCACAGCAGGTGCAGTATTCTCAGCCCGGGCCGGCGAAACCCGAGGTCCGCGGGTGTCATCGAATTGCGGCGGAACAGGTGGACGTAAAGGGCCAGCATTGCCGCGGCCGTGACGGAGCCGAAGGCAGCGGGGAGAAGCGACTCGAGGGTGAAGTCAACGACGCCGGAGAGTCCGAGCGCTACCAGCGCGCCGGAGGCGGCGAGAACGTACAGGGCGACGAACATCGACGCCCAGGCGGCCTGCCCGAGGGTCGCCACGGGCCGCTCGCTGGCTGGCTGGCGTGTTTCGCTGACTGACAACAAGATTCCCCCGATGATGGTGCCGGTGTGGCCCGCAAGCGCGATGGCGTTGGTTCATCCTGCCATTACTGCCGGTGGTTTTCCTGCGCTTTGGGAAGAACCCTCCGGTTTGTGACCATCCCTGCGCGGCGCGGCGCAGGGAAATGCACAAACCGCAGGGAAATGCAGGCCGGGCGTCGGACCGGACCCGCACAAAGCCAGGGCAGGCACAGAGTAGGTTAGAGGCGCACTGACACATTCACGGGGGGAGCAAAGAATGCAGGACCAACAGGGAACCGCTCCGCTGGACGACTTTTTTCCGGCCTGGAACCAGGGTGCACATCCCGAGCTGTATGAGCTGGAGAATGAGGCCTTTGACCGGGAAGGGGTGGTCTGGAATGCACTTGCGGGCCTGGCGCCCTGGGCCGGGCGGACTCTCCTCGATCTCGGCTGCGGCACCGGCTTCTGGTTGCCGCGCTATGCCGAACTCGCAAAGTCCGTCATCGGCGTCGAACCCGATCCGGAGCTGCTCGCGGCCGCCCGGTCAAGGCCCGGCGGAGCCGAGGTCCTGCACGGCTCGGCTGAACACATCCCGCTGCCGGACGCCTCGGTGGATGTTGTCCATGCCCGGTTCGCCTATTTCTTTCCTTCGCCCCAGAGCGACTGCACGGCGGGGCTGGCGGAAGTCCTGCGGGTCCTGCGTCCGGGCGGATCACTGGTCGTCATCGACAATGATCAGTGCGACGGCGACTTTGCGGCCCTGCTGGAGGCGGCCAACGCATCGGCGCATCAAGGCGAGGGCAAATACATCAAGGACTGGTGGGCACGGCAGGGTGCCTCCACGACCCCGGTCATGAGCAGCTGGACCTTTGACAAGCCGCAGGACCTGATCGACGTGATCAGCATGGAATTCCCCAACGGGACCGCCGATGCATGGCTAAACGAGGATCCGCAGCGGGTCCGGCTGAGCTACGGTTACGCCCTGCACCACCTCTCCAAAGGAGAGTGGAACCGCCGCTAGGCAGGTGCGGCGGCGATGGGGGCCGTGATGGCGTGCGTGAGGCGGAGCAGGTCAAAGGGTGAGAGTCCGATCTGCAGCCCCCGCCGGCCGCCGGAGACATACACGGTGTCCAGCAGCTCCACCCGGGATTCGATTCCGGCAGGGGAGGAGTGTTTCTGCCCCAGCGGTGAAATGCCGCCCACCACGTAGCCGGTGCGCCGCTCCGCGTCCCGCCGGTCCGCCATCACGGCCTTGCGCGCCCCCATCAGGGCGGCGAACTTCTTCAGGTCCAGGTTCAGGGCTACCGGAACCATGGCCACCGCCAGATGCCCGCCCAGATCCACCATCAGCGTTTTGTAGACGGCTTCGGGCGGCAGCCCGAGCTTTTCGGCGGCTTCCAGGCCGTACGACGGCGCGCCGGCGTCGTGCTCATAGTGGTGCACCGTGTACGTGACCCCGGCGTCGTCCAGTACCTTGGTGGCCGGCGTCGCGCCCTTACCCGGATGCTTGTCGCGGTTCCCTGCCATGGCTGCGTCTCCTGTGCTCCTGCGGCCGCACACCCGGCCGGTTACGGGCTACGCCGGCTGCTGTGCCAGTTTTTCGTGCTGGGCGAGCCGACGCTTGATGCGTCCCAGCATGGCGGACATTCCCCGCATGCGCAGCGGGGTAATGGCCCGGGTGAGGCCCAGACGGTCAGGAACATCGGCCGGAACAGCCAGGATGGCGGCGGCCGGAAGACCGTTCAGGCCTTCGTAAAGCACGCTCGCGAACCCGCGGGTGGTGGGAGCCTCCCGCGGTGCCTTGAAGAACAGCGAGACCAGGTGCTCGGGGGAGTCGTCCACGTCCAGGCTGAGGAACACCGGCGACTGGCATTCCACCACCTGTTCGAGGAGCTCGGGCCGGTCGGCGATTTCAGCCGGCAGATCGGGCAGGCTGCGGGAGAATTCCAGCAGCAGCTCCAGGCGGTCGGATTCCTCCATGGCCTGGAAGTCGTCGATGATCTCGGCCAGGGAGTCCGGGACAGCGTTTTCGGGTGTGGCAGTCATGAGTAAATCTCTCTTACTTGGTGCTTCAGCTGGGGGCGTTGCCGGGTTCTTCACCGCGGGCAATCGGGACGCGCACAGCGTTGCCCCATTCGGTCCAGGACCCGTCGTAGTTACGCACGGACTCGAAACCGAGCAGGTGCTTGAGCACAAACCAGGTATGGCTGGAACGTTCGCCGATGCGGCAGTAGGCCACGACGTCGTCGCCTTCCTTCAGCCCGGCGTCGTCCTTGTAGAGCGCTTCGAGTTCCTCGCGGGCGCGGAAGGTTCCGTCTTCGGCTGCGGCCTTGCTCCACGGAACGGACTTCGCGGTGGGAATGTGGCCGCCCTTCATGGCGCCCTCATCCATGTAATCGGGCATGTGGGTGCGTTCGCCCGTGTATTCGGCGGGGGAGCGGACATCGATCAGCGGTCCCTTGCCCAGGTGTCCGACGACGTCGGGCAGGAACGCGCGGATCTTCTCGTCGTCACGCTCCACCACGGGGTATTCGGCGGGTTCCACGGAGACCTTGTCGGTGGTGACCGGACGGCCTTCGGCAATCCACTTGTCGCGGCCGCCGTCGAGCAGGCGGACATCCTCGTGGCCGAAGAGGGTGAAGACCCACAGGGCGTAGGCGGCCCACCAGTTGCTCTTGTCGCCGTAGATCACCACGGTGGAGTCCCGGGTGATGCCCTTGCGGGCCATCAGCTGGGCGAACGCCTTACCGTCTACGAAGTCCCGGGTATCGGCATCGTTGAGGTCGGTGTGCCAGTCGATCTTCCGGGCACCGGGGATGTGTCCCGTTTCGTACAGCAGGATGTCCTCGTTGGATTCAAGGACCACCAGGTTCTCAGCGTCCAGGTTGTCGGCCAGCCACTGCGTGGAGACCAGGCGTTCCGGGTGGGCATAGGCGGAGAACTTGGGGCTGCTGTCAGCTGCGATCGACATACGCGGAACTTCTTTCCTCGGCAATTGGGCTTCCTTCTAGCCTAACGATGACGGCGGCCTAAAACTTCCATGCGCCGAACCTTGGAGGTGAAGCCATTCGGCACGCTGTCCCACGGTTTGGGGTTGCTGGTGTCGCTGAGGTCCCTCCGACACCACCAGCACCACCCGGTGGGATGCTGTGCTGCTGCCCTGGACGGGTGGGGTACGCCAGCTTCCCCACGCGCCGCGAATCGAGCCGAGGCGGAGGGCCGGAGGGCAATATTCGGTTGGGGTCTGTGTGGTCCTGCTGTCAGGTCAAAATGCTCGGTTTTCCCAGCACGTAGTCGTCTCAAAAAGACGCGTATTTTGGGTTTCCGCGGAGGCTCGTTTGAGCCTGTTTTTGGTCCGGAAATGTCAGTGCGGGATGAAATCCTGAGGTATGGATCAGCTCGGGAACACCGAATGGACAACCGAAGAACCAAGCAGTGAAGACCAGCAGCCGGATGGCACAGCTGGTGAAACGGATGAGCCCCGCACGGCCTGTACCCTGACGGTGTACCGGGCTGAACCGGCAGCCGAGCCTGCCGGGCCTGCCGGGCCTGCCGAGGCGAGTGCCGAAACTTCCACCGCCGCCACTCCGAAGGGCAACGCCGACGCCGGCCATCCCGTTCCGGAGACCGGTAGCTCCAAGCCCGGGGTCACCCCGAACGAAAATACCGAGGACATTTCCACTCCCGACGACTCAGAAACCGCATCTGCAGAACCTGAAGGCACTGACCATGTGGGTCCGGGTGGAGAGGCTGCGGGCGGTTTCCCGGACGGTTTCACCGGGACACTGGCGCTGCAGAACCTTGAAGCCTTTGACGAGCAGACGGTCGGCGAAGCCCTTTCCCGGGTGGCGCACCTGATTTCCTGGGGGCAGGCCCTGGAGGCCCGCCTGATCAACCGCATGGGGGAACTCTTCCGGGACGACACGTATGCCCCTTCCGAGCGGATCGAACCGGGTCTGGCTTTCAGCCTCGCAGCTTCCGAATGCGCGGCCATCCTAAACGTTCCGCAGGTCACCGGTCAGCGGCTCCTGAACGAAGCGACGAGCCTATGCACTTCCCACACGGCAACCCTGACCGGACTGGAAGAGGGGCGCCTTTCCTACCAGCATGCCCAAGTGGTGCTGGAACAATGCGTGAACGTTCCAGCCGCGGCGCTACCGGAATTTGAGGCAGACCTGCTGGCAGCAGCGGAGGGCCAGACCCGGTCCCGCTTCTCCGCCAAGGCCCGCCGGCTGCGCGAGAACCGGTATCCGGAGACCATCAGCAAACGGCATTTGAGCGCGTTCGAGCAGCGCAAGGTCACCCTGGACCGCGAGGAAGACGGCGTGTCCTGCCTGTCCGCCTATCTGCGGGCCGCAGAAGCCCAGCAGATCTACACGACCTTGAGTACCGCAGCACGGGGTGAGCAGGTAGCCGGCGATTCCCGGACTACGGATCAGCTGCGTGCGGACATTCTCGCGCAGCTGCTGATGGGAGGGTTCGGAACGGCTCGTGTCAGGAATGCTGCTGGGACTGGCAGGGTGGAGGACGGTGCAGGCGGGACCGGCAGGACTAGCTGGACTGGCGGTGTTGCGGGTAGCGGTTCAGCCCGTGTTGGAGCGGCGGGCGGTGGAAGTGCGGACAGAAATGCGGCAGCGGGCGAAACCGCGACGAGCCAAGACGCAGGACCGGACGAGGGAATCGTCCCTCGAGCGGAAATAATGGTCCTGATCAGCGCCGAAACCCTCTTCGGCGCCGACGAGCAGCCCGCCGAGCTGCATGGCTACGGACCCATCAGCGCCGAAGAAGCCCGCCGACTGGCCCGCAACGCCGTCGGATGGACCGGACTGGCCCAAAATCCGCACACCGGAGAGATTCTGGGCGTAGGACGACGCCGAAAAGTCCCGGCCGGACTCCGCCGCTGGCTCCGGGCACGGGACGGAACCTGCCGATTCCCCGGCTGCCGGGTCAACACCGCGAACGCGGACATCGACCACACCATCGACTGGGCTCGGGGCGGACCCACGGACCACGGAAACCTGGAGCACCTCTGCCGACGCCACCACCGGTTCAAGACCCTCGGTTACTGGAAAGCCTGCCAGCCAGCTCCCGGAGTCATCGAGTGGACCTCGCCGACCGGACGCGTCTACCGCACGGAACCTTTCCTGGAATTTGGCTTACCGGACACGGCACCGGATCCGGGTATGTACTCCACCCGAGAGGAACGGGAGGAGTCAGACGTGGAAGATTCGTTGCAGGAACAGGTGCCGCCGTTCTGACCCGATCCCCTCAGGGATGCAGGCGGACATCCGCTTCGGTCGACGCAAGGCCAGCCTTCATCCGGCGCCCTCTGCAGCGCCGCCTGCGGTGCAGGGAATGTGCCGCCGGGAGTGCACCTGCAGCACCTAGTGCCCCTGGAGCGGGCGTCTCCGGCGGAAGGCGCAGCGCCAGCACGACGACGGCGGCACCGATACCCACGAACGCCGCCTCCAGCGGCTGAAACTCAATGAACGCCATCTCCCAAGCCTCGAGACCGATCAGGGCGAGCCCGGCGGCGACGGACAGCGGCTGTGCGGCCCGGTGGCGTCGAAGGTGCAGCATCCCAGCGCCTAGGTAACCACCGCCGCAACCCATGGCGAGGAGAAGGCCCGGAAGCCGCCAGTCCCGAAACGGGGTCCGCCGCAGCACGGACGGGTCAGCGTGCAGGAAGGCCCCGTCGGGGCGCAGGGCCAGGAGGATGCCACCGCCAAGCGCCGCTCCAGCTGTGCCGAACTCCAGCCTCATCAGGGTCAGCTCTTCGCCTGAATACCGTTGAGCGCCCGCCGTGTCCTGCTGCTGCATCATGCTCCGACTATGGACCGCAGACACAGCCGCAGTCCACCGGCGGCAGTTCCAGATTCCCGAACGCGTTGGCGTATCGTAGCGAGGGCGGCAGAACGCCGCAGAACCGGCACGTTTCGTGCCGGAAGCAGGCATCAAACGGACGGAAAAGCGCGCAGTGGCACAACTCGAGCACCTGACAGAACGGACTCCCCAGGTATCGGTGGATGAACTGCTGCAGGGATTCTTCCCCTCGCCCCGGTTCGGCAGCGTGTCCTTTGATTCCTACCGTCCCGATCCGGAGCAGCCCTCCCAGGCCAAAGCCGTGGGCGCCATGCGTTCCTTCGCGGCCGACGTCGACACTCCCGAGCCCAGCGGCCTGCGGAAGTTCTTCGGCGGCAGGAAACCCGAGAGCAAAGCCGGGTTCTACCTGGACGGCGGATTCGGCGTCGGCAAGACCCACCTGCTGGCCTCGCTCTGGCATGCCGTGGAAGGGCCCAAGGCCTTCGGCACGTTTGTGGAGTACACCAACCTCGTGGGTGCGCTCACTTTCCGCAAGACCGTGGATGCGCTGAGCGCCTACAAGCTGGTCTGCATTGACGAATTCGAACTCGACGATCCGGGTGACACGGTGCTGATGTCCCGCCTGATGCGTGAACTGGCCGACGCCGGCGTGAAGCTTGCGGCTACGTCCAACACCCTGCCGGGTTCCCTGGGTGAGGGCCGCTTTGCCGCCGTCGACTTCCAGCGCGAGATCCAGGTCCTGGCGGACCAGTTCGACGTCGTCCGCATTGACGGTGAGGATTACCGTCACCGCGGTCTGCCCGAGTCGCCCCAGCCGCTGCAGGACGGGGAACTGGAAGCGCGGATGGAAACCGAATTCTCCGGCCGGACCGTGGCTGTTGACGACTTCTCCGAACTCATCAACCACCTTTCCCAGGTCCACCCGAGCCGGTACCGGCAGATGCTCGACGGGGTGGAAGCGGTTGCCTGGCACAACGTGCAGACCATCACCGAACAGTCCGTGGCGCTGCGCTTTGTGGTCCTTGCCGACCGGCTGTACGACAAGGACGTGCCGATCCTGGCCAGCGGGGTGCCGTTCGATCAGCTGTTCACCAAGGAAATGATGGCCGGCGGGTACATGAAGAAGTACTTCCGAGCTGTTTCGCGCCTGACCGCACTGGCCCGCGAGGGCCAGACGGGTGAAGCGTCGTAGCAGGACCTGCTTAAACGGCGGAAGCGCCGGTGCCGCCTCTCGGCGGGACCGGCGCTTCTTTGTCGTGCTCTCGGGTCGTTAGGCCGGAGGCGTCTGTCCGGGACCGTTGCCGGTTCCCGGCTCGCGGTTGCGGTTGGTCTTGTCAACTGCTTCCGAGGCCTTGCTCTGGAAACCATCGATCTTGCTGGAGTACTTGCGACCGGTCTTCTGGTCGACGAAGTTGCCTGCCTGATCGATGCCGCCCTTGATCTTGTCGGCATTCTGTCCGACAAATCCGGTGGCCTTTTCCTTCAGCTCACCGGCCCTGCCTTTGAGCTCGTCAAATACAGACACGGATCACCTCCTTTCACAGGGGAAACCCGCTCGTTTCCCGTTCGCCTCCATGTTAGGTCCCGCAGGGGTTGGAGGAAAGGACTTTCCTCTGCGGGCATATCCCGACTATTCCCCGGACCCGTCCTCCCGGACGCCGTCACCCGAGTGCCGATTTGAACCGCCGTGGTGATGGTGGTATCCGGCGCAGTTGTCGTCCAGTTCGATCCGGATGATGCTGCCGCTGGTTGGAGGAGCCGGCTCGGCCGGAGGTTCCACTGTTGGCGGCTCTTCGGCGCCTGCTCCAAGCGGTGGTCCGCTGGCCAGTACATCAACCGATGCGTACAGCGCGTCGCCGCGCAGCTCCAGGGCGGCCGGTTGGTTCGCCTCCAGAAACAGCTCCGGAGTGTCTGATCCGGCCGGCACCACCGAAATCCGGTTGCCGAACAGCTCAGCCACGAAGATGTCCCCGTTGTCGTTGACGGCCAGTCCGGTGGCTCCGGCAAAGCCGGTGGCCACAAGCTCCGTAGCACCGGTGGATCCCTCGACCCGGAACACGGAACCCGGAGCTCCACCCTCCGGGCCGCCCGGCAACGAGGTCACGTACAGGGCGCCGTCGGGACCGCGTTCGACGTCGGTCGGCACCGGTTCCAGGTTGTAGGTGAGTCCCACCGTGCACGCCGGCAGCCCGAACCCCGCGGCCGTTTCGGCGGTAATGGTGAGCGGCACAGGAGGCAGCACCGCGACCGTCAGGATGCCGCCGTCGTCGTTCACCTGGATGAGGGCGTTCATTCCCGCGTCGGCCACGATGGTTCCGCCGTACCTGCCGGGAAGCGAAGCCACGGGGTT is a window of Arthrobacter sp. zg-Y1171 DNA encoding:
- a CDS encoding flavin reductase family protein — translated: MEHGVFPGETVAGPDLPDEVIDRYRELSADIASGVGVVSTRLRGRDYAATVSGFLSVSYDPPTLLVSLYAEARIAEAVIDAGSWALSLLPARLRGTANWLASPGSPLEGLLNQVNYGRAPETGAAVIEDSIAWFEVRTTQVTTAATHQLIVGEVVSMGRRAGADDEADPLLHFASAYARLAR
- the msrB gene encoding peptide-methionine (R)-S-oxide reductase MsrB; translation: MTTEENTGTVPVQKTDEQWREELTEQEYAVLRKAGTERPYTGEYWDTKTAGVYQCRACGSDLFTSSEKFDSHCGWPSFFAPLAEGKVRYLHDRSMGMDRIEVRCANCDSHMGHLFEGEGFDTPTDQRFCINSVSVKLVPAADTAE
- a CDS encoding S9 family peptidase, which translates into the protein MAISVPSDASSGTTPVLSVPWVRWTAFGAGVGAAASTAVVAAASGLGIYFARQVVTPARTRDANLEILAVMDSEHGRQVILPANLDTTVEGTYSLYFDNGNGHARIGAIRSYVPREGTVQRDVEEVYSGDLSKARRGWWSGSIYPSPAAVGLPEEEVDIPVENGTAPAWLVRTPGADTWAIMVHGRGARRTECLRALRTAREAGLTSLVISYRNDGEAPYASDGRYGLGLTEWQDVEAAIRYALDHGAQDVVLFGWSMGGAISLQAADRSPLRRYIRAMVLDGPVINWVDVLAHHARVNRIPAQAGRLGQWLISNAAGRALTGLAAPLDLKSMDWVTRAEEIRIPTLILHSKDDDFVPYGPSAELAEKNPDVITFEAFTKARHTKEYNVDPERWERLVLGWLNEALGRTRHPAEHRLDAE
- a CDS encoding CPBP family intramembrane glutamic endopeptidase, coding for MSVSETRQPASERPVATLGQAAWASMFVALYVLAASGALVALGLSGVVDFTLESLLPAAFGSVTAAAMLALYVHLFRRNSMTPADLGFRRPGLRILHLLWQIPAAIIVCMLAQGLFLGLLSLIDFDTATARSTSDPLKDLGGLSTPLTAVVVLVVTVLTPLWEEVLFRGALLDGLSRRFRPFTAVALSAALFAVVHLVLVGFAYLFMLGLALALLRRFHGNIWAPILLHAASNALVTLVVLTAI
- a CDS encoding class I SAM-dependent methyltransferase encodes the protein MQDQQGTAPLDDFFPAWNQGAHPELYELENEAFDREGVVWNALAGLAPWAGRTLLDLGCGTGFWLPRYAELAKSVIGVEPDPELLAAARSRPGGAEVLHGSAEHIPLPDASVDVVHARFAYFFPSPQSDCTAGLAEVLRVLRPGGSLVVIDNDQCDGDFAALLEAANASAHQGEGKYIKDWWARQGASTTPVMSSWTFDKPQDLIDVISMEFPNGTADAWLNEDPQRVRLSYGYALHHLSKGEWNRR
- the ybaK gene encoding Cys-tRNA(Pro) deacylase; amino-acid sequence: MAGNRDKHPGKGATPATKVLDDAGVTYTVHHYEHDAGAPSYGLEAAEKLGLPPEAVYKTLMVDLGGHLAVAMVPVALNLDLKKFAALMGARKAVMADRRDAERRTGYVVGGISPLGQKHSSPAGIESRVELLDTVYVSGGRRGLQIGLSPFDLLRLTHAITAPIAAAPA
- a CDS encoding SufE family protein, whose amino-acid sequence is MTATPENAVPDSLAEIIDDFQAMEESDRLELLLEFSRSLPDLPAEIADRPELLEQVVECQSPVFLSLDVDDSPEHLVSLFFKAPREAPTTRGFASVLYEGLNGLPAAAILAVPADVPDRLGLTRAITPLRMRGMSAMLGRIKRRLAQHEKLAQQPA
- a CDS encoding sulfurtransferase is translated as MSIAADSSPKFSAYAHPERLVSTQWLADNLDAENLVVLESNEDILLYETGHIPGARKIDWHTDLNDADTRDFVDGKAFAQLMARKGITRDSTVVIYGDKSNWWAAYALWVFTLFGHEDVRLLDGGRDKWIAEGRPVTTDKVSVEPAEYPVVERDDEKIRAFLPDVVGHLGKGPLIDVRSPAEYTGERTHMPDYMDEGAMKGGHIPTAKSVPWSKAAAEDGTFRAREELEALYKDDAGLKEGDDVVAYCRIGERSSHTWFVLKHLLGFESVRNYDGSWTEWGNAVRVPIARGEEPGNAPS
- a CDS encoding HNH endonuclease signature motif containing protein codes for the protein MDQLGNTEWTTEEPSSEDQQPDGTAGETDEPRTACTLTVYRAEPAAEPAGPAGPAEASAETSTAATPKGNADAGHPVPETGSSKPGVTPNENTEDISTPDDSETASAEPEGTDHVGPGGEAAGGFPDGFTGTLALQNLEAFDEQTVGEALSRVAHLISWGQALEARLINRMGELFRDDTYAPSERIEPGLAFSLAASECAAILNVPQVTGQRLLNEATSLCTSHTATLTGLEEGRLSYQHAQVVLEQCVNVPAAALPEFEADLLAAAEGQTRSRFSAKARRLRENRYPETISKRHLSAFEQRKVTLDREEDGVSCLSAYLRAAEAQQIYTTLSTAARGEQVAGDSRTTDQLRADILAQLLMGGFGTARVRNAAGTGRVEDGAGGTGRTSWTGGVAGSGSARVGAAGGGSADRNAAAGETATSQDAGPDEGIVPRAEIMVLISAETLFGADEQPAELHGYGPISAEEARRLARNAVGWTGLAQNPHTGEILGVGRRRKVPAGLRRWLRARDGTCRFPGCRVNTANADIDHTIDWARGGPTDHGNLEHLCRRHHRFKTLGYWKACQPAPGVIEWTSPTGRVYRTEPFLEFGLPDTAPDPGMYSTREEREESDVEDSLQEQVPPF
- the zapE gene encoding cell division protein ZapE; translation: MAQLEHLTERTPQVSVDELLQGFFPSPRFGSVSFDSYRPDPEQPSQAKAVGAMRSFAADVDTPEPSGLRKFFGGRKPESKAGFYLDGGFGVGKTHLLASLWHAVEGPKAFGTFVEYTNLVGALTFRKTVDALSAYKLVCIDEFELDDPGDTVLMSRLMRELADAGVKLAATSNTLPGSLGEGRFAAVDFQREIQVLADQFDVVRIDGEDYRHRGLPESPQPLQDGELEARMETEFSGRTVAVDDFSELINHLSQVHPSRYRQMLDGVEAVAWHNVQTITEQSVALRFVVLADRLYDKDVPILASGVPFDQLFTKEMMAGGYMKKYFRAVSRLTALAREGQTGEAS
- a CDS encoding antitoxin, encoding MSVFDELKGRAGELKEKATGFVGQNADKIKGGIDQAGNFVDQKTGRKYSSKIDGFQSKASEAVDKTNRNREPGTGNGPGQTPPA
- a CDS encoding ScyD/ScyE family protein, with product MKKSSPALAVLAATAALGLAASPATAGGRHHPPSPSSVPVAGEVTTVAEGLLGPLSFAVGRGGTLDVAQSFTTLLTRITDGGEPEVLATAPDGYSPGSVSRDRGATYYTVATGAGSNDPVANVTLLQFIDRDGNIETVADISAYEFAENPDSINTYGFEEALPAECAAQLPPGVAPAPYTGLPDSNPVASLPGRYGGTIVADAGMNALIQVNDDGGILTVAVLPPVPLTITAETAAGFGLPACTVGLTYNLEPVPTDVERGPDGALYVTSLPGGPEGGAPGSVFRVEGSTGATELVATGFAGATGLAVNDNGDIFVAELFGNRISVVPAGSDTPELFLEANQPAALELRGDALYASVDVLASGPPLGAGAEEPPTVEPPAEPAPPTSGSIIRIELDDNCAGYHHHHGGSNRHSGDGVREDGSGE